In one Solanum dulcamara chromosome 1, daSolDulc1.2, whole genome shotgun sequence genomic region, the following are encoded:
- the LOC129886963 gene encoding RING-H2 finger protein ATL78-like, with amino-acid sequence MATTTSTLLIQEFMENFHYSRRLLRDAATMAPPPAVAGISHDPIGDLPIGNNVNIFDANVIMVLAVLVSAIICSLVLNAIIKCAFRCSTLILIDSYSNHTNPSSANKGIKKKALKTFPIRTYTTELKYPGLGPECVICLLEFVVGEKVKVLPKCEHGFHVKCIDKWINSHSSCPTCRYCLIETCQKIINGDNSVTTNAISSATTVEEIVIRIEPLEREGVISN; translated from the coding sequence ATGGCAACTACAACTTCCACTCTATTAATTCAAGAATTCATGGAGAACTTCCACTACTCAAGAAGATTACTCCGGGATGCGGCCACCATGGCGCCACCTCCGGCAGTAGCCGGAATTAGCCATgatccaattggtgatctaccaATAGGAAATAATGTCAACATATTTGATGCAAATGTTATTATGGTATTGGCAGTACTTGTAAGTGCCATAATTTGTTCACTTGTGTTGAATGCCATCATAAAATGTGCATTTAGGTGTTCTACCCTAATATTGATTGACTCATACTCAAACCATACAAATCCTTCATCAGCCAACAAAGGGATCAAGAAAAAGGCCCTCAAGACATTTCCAATTAGAACATACACTACTGAATTAAAATATCCAGGACTTGGCCCTGAATGTGTCATTTGCTTATTAGAATTCGTAGTCGGAGAGAAAGTTAAGGTTCTACCAAAGTGCGAGCATGGATTCCATGTCAAGTGTATCGATAAATGGATCAATTCACATTCTTCTTGCCCTACTTGTAGGTACTGCCTCATTGAAACATGTCAAAAAATTATCAACGGCGACAATTCTGTTACTACGAATGCAATTTCATCAGCAACAACAGTTGAAGAAATTGTAATAAGAATCGAACCTCTCGAACGTGAAGGTGTTATATCTAATTAA